A single genomic interval of Malania oleifera isolate guangnan ecotype guangnan chromosome 13, ASM2987363v1, whole genome shotgun sequence harbors:
- the LOC131145970 gene encoding probable membrane-associated kinase regulator 6: MTFVTAPPCLLLPSKLYIIFFSHHSMHTPNRLAAMDSSNPLSIESFSYSWLINLKPSFESLDDSLRASLDTSDEASFIEMDPKMPPSKRFYRNSQDFNFDFPTSPTPLTLVHADEIFSNGLLMPFFVDRLKMEAHDASNTIPSAPISSHAPKMFQRVPPRKFRCSSLRRCRRLSKHIFQKYLDFFMPLFQRVRSRRSGSKADSIETRIQVEQNWVHSPATSPRTSVAYSVYDPRRSCDSESSIYEAVLHCKRSIGK; encoded by the exons ATGACCTTTGTTACTGCCCCACCTTGTCTCCTGCTCCCTTCAAAACTGTATATAATCTTTTTCTCCCATCATTCTATGCATACCCCCAATAGATTGGCGGCCATGGATTCCTCCAATCCTCTCTCCATTGAAAGCTTTTCATACAGTTGGTTGATAAACCTCAAACCATCTTTTGAAAGCCTAGACGACTCCCTCAGGGCCTCCCTCGATACCTCTGACGAAGCTTCCTTCATTGAGATGGACCCAAAAATGCCACCCTCAAAGAGATTCTACAGGAATTCCCAGGATTTCAACTTCGATTTCCCTACCTCGCCAACTCCTCTTACACTTGTTCATGCCGATGAGATATTCTCTAATGGCCTCCTCATGCCTTTCTTTGTTGACCGATTGAAGATGGAGGCACATGATGCCTCAAACACCATTCCTTCCGCACCCATCTCTTCACATGCTCCAAAAATGTTCCAAAGAGTTCCACCGAGAAAGTTTCGTTGTTCTTCATTGAGAAGGTGTCGAAGATTATCGAAGCATATTTTTCAGAAGTACTTGGATTTTTTTATGCCGTTGTTCCAAAGAGTACGAAGCCGCAGGTCAGGCTCTAAAGCTGACAGCATTGAGACCAGAATTCAGGTGGAGCAGAACTGGGTACATTCGCCAGCAACATCTCCACGAACAAGCGTAGCTTACTCTGTCTATGACCCACGCAGGTCCTGCGATTCTGAGAGCTCAATTTATGAGGCAGTTCTCCATTGCAAAAGATCCATAG gaaaatga